From Acipenser ruthenus chromosome 23, fAciRut3.2 maternal haplotype, whole genome shotgun sequence, the proteins below share one genomic window:
- the LOC117973631 gene encoding proteinase-activated receptor 3-like, whose translation MDSPRIPPAFFTVLLFVSLQTLGCAKQDCSGPTGRSFNVYKCNGTSFLEESAKEHLEGPSSSLLIPFLYLVVIFIGLPANMLALWVLIAKTKKMPSTSFLINLSVADLLLILVLPFKIFYHFSGNDWVFGEILCRLMTTFFYGNMYCSILCLMFISIDRYIALVHPFSAKTLRSKKMASYLCVGVWFLVIGAMLPLGLTQQSYSFKEPNITTCHDALLKEKQANFFFPYFASLFAVGFVAPFCLIVFCNCAVLRALILSEKRYVHAAKITALVLLVFVVCFAPSNIILILHYSEFQMVQKHSDLYLPYMISLALSTFNSCIDPFIYYYISEDFRAKAGSTVRCCRKKTSYRLGTSSRKTETGSLSQPSTFKVTV comes from the exons ATGGATTCTCCTCGCATTCCACCAGCATTCTTCactgtgttgctgtttgtgtCTCTGCAGACACTGGGTTGTGCAAAGCAGGACTGTTCTGGCCCCA CTGGACGATCATTCAATGTCTACAAGTGCAATGGAACTTCATTTCTGGAGGAATCGGCTAAGGAGCACCTGGAGGGCCCTTCCTCCTCGCTGCTGATCCCCTTTCTTTACCTGGTGGTGATCTTCATTGGACTCCCTGCCAACATGCTAGCCTTATGGGTCCTGATAGCCAAAACCAAAAAGATGCCTTCCACCTCCTTCCTCATCAACCTGTCAGTTGCAGACCTTCTACTGATCCTGGTCTTGCCATTCAAGATCTTCTACCACTTCAGTGGCAATGACTGGGTTTTTGGGGAGATCTTGTGCAGACTTATGACCACTTTCTTCTACGGCAACATGTATTGCTCCATCCTTTGCCTCATGTTCATCAGCATTGACAGGTATATTGCCCTGGTCCATCCGTTTTCAGCCAAAACCTTACGAAGCAAGAAAATGGCTTCCTACCTCTGCGTTGGGGTTTGGTTTTTAGTGATAGGCGCCATGTTGCCGTTAGGTTTAACCCAACAATCCTACAGCTTTAAAGAACCCAACATCACCACGTGCCATGATGCTCTGCTCAAGGAAAAACAAGCAAATTTCTTCTTCCCTTACTTTGCGAGCCTCTTTGCCGTCGGATTTGTTGCCCCCTTTTGCCTCATTGTGTTCTGCAATTGCGCTGTCCTGCGAGCTCTCATCCTGAGCGAGAAGCGATATGTCCATGCAGCCAAAATCACTGCTTTGGTTCTATTGGTCTTTGTGGTGTGCTTTGCTCCCAGCAACATCATCCTGATTCTCCACTACTCTGAATTCCAAATGGTACAGAAGCACAGTGACCTGTACCTCCCTTACATGATCAGCCTGGCTCTCAGCACTTTCAACAGCTGCATTGACCCTTTCATTTATTATTACATATCTGAGGATTTCAGAGCCAAGGCTGGAAGCACAGTGAGATGCTGTAGAAAGAAGACCTCTTACAGATTAGGGACCAGTTCCAGGAAAACTGAAACTGGCTCTTTATCACAGCCATCAACGTTCAAAGTAACTGTGTAG